One segment of Deinococcus multiflagellatus DNA contains the following:
- a CDS encoding PIG-L deacetylase family protein has product MNPTLLAVFAHPDDEAFSVGGTLTHYARQGVRVVLACATRGEAGKITVPGMTVDDLGAQREQELRRACEALEIEPPVFLDYHDSGRYERTRHDDPRALMNVDPLKVEPKLRDLIADLQPQVMVTFDPHGGYGHIDHLQIHRAASAAFFSTGHLPGGGPQRLYYTALTVQAAQNLSRMGEGLDPQVYGVSEGTVAVQIDVAAYAENKRAALKAHGTQTGEQSVMGKMSAEERQAMEAMLLGHERFSLGGTRTAIPQFPLRGLFDGLAGFEHLK; this is encoded by the coding sequence ATGAACCCCACCCTGCTGGCCGTATTTGCCCACCCCGACGACGAAGCCTTCAGCGTGGGCGGCACGCTGACCCACTACGCGCGCCAGGGGGTGCGGGTGGTGCTGGCCTGCGCCACCCGGGGCGAAGCGGGCAAGATCACCGTGCCCGGCATGACGGTGGACGACCTGGGCGCCCAGCGCGAACAGGAACTGCGCCGGGCCTGCGAGGCGCTGGAGATTGAGCCGCCGGTCTTTCTGGATTACCACGATTCCGGCCGGTACGAACGCACCCGCCACGACGACCCCCGCGCCCTGATGAACGTGGACCCCCTGAAGGTGGAGCCGAAGCTGCGCGACCTGATTGCCGACCTTCAGCCGCAGGTGATGGTGACTTTTGATCCGCACGGGGGCTACGGGCACATTGACCACCTGCAGATTCACCGGGCCGCCAGCGCCGCGTTTTTCAGCACCGGGCATCTGCCGGGCGGCGGGCCGCAGCGGCTGTACTACACCGCGCTGACCGTGCAGGCGGCGCAGAACCTGTCGCGCATGGGCGAGGGCCTGGACCCCCAGGTGTACGGCGTGTCGGAAGGCACGGTGGCCGTGCAGATTGACGTGGCCGCCTACGCCGAGAACAAGCGGGCCGCCCTCAAGGCCCACGGCACGCAGACGGGCGAACAGAGCGTGATGGGCAAGATGAGCGCCGAGGAGCGGCAGGCCATGGAAGCGATGCTGCTGGGCCACGAACGCTTCAGCCTGGGCGGCACCCGCACGGCCATACCCCAGTTCCCTCTGCGCGGGCTGTTTGACGGCCTTGCGGGGTTTGAGCATCTGAAGTAG
- the gluQRS gene encoding tRNA glutamyl-Q(34) synthetase GluQRS, with amino-acid sequence MSVVGRFAPSPTGAMHLGNARTALLAWLHTRAHGGRHLLRFEDLDTGRVRPWAYDLTRRDLEWLGLDWDEEAIQSARLPLYAAALARLDTYPCTCTRKEVQAAIQASAGAPHGAEPVYPGRCRAGTAHPGRPAAQRWRVPDEVVCAHDALNHQTLCQHLPGEVGDLVLQRNDGVFAYHLAVVVDDAEAGVTDVVRGADLWTATPRQVALGRALGLPTPRYLHVPLLHDYRGERLAKRGGAPPLSALREGGEAPGRVLAELARSLGWPVPAEVGLDELLPLWRAELAKVAFSTNLDDLSKLP; translated from the coding sequence ATGAGCGTGGTGGGCCGCTTTGCCCCCAGCCCCACCGGGGCCATGCACCTGGGCAACGCCCGCACCGCGCTGCTGGCGTGGCTGCACACCCGCGCGCACGGGGGGCGCCACCTCCTGCGCTTTGAAGACCTGGACACCGGCCGCGTGCGCCCCTGGGCCTACGACCTCACCCGCCGCGACCTGGAGTGGCTGGGCCTGGACTGGGACGAGGAGGCTATTCAATCCGCCCGACTCCCTCTGTACGCGGCGGCGCTGGCCCGGCTGGACACCTACCCCTGCACCTGCACCCGCAAGGAGGTGCAGGCGGCCATTCAGGCGAGTGCCGGCGCGCCCCACGGCGCTGAACCCGTTTACCCGGGGAGGTGCCGCGCAGGCACCGCGCACCCCGGCCGCCCCGCCGCGCAGCGCTGGCGCGTGCCGGACGAGGTGGTCTGCGCCCACGACGCCCTGAACCACCAGACCCTGTGCCAGCACCTGCCGGGCGAGGTGGGTGACCTCGTGCTGCAGCGCAACGACGGTGTTTTCGCCTACCACCTCGCCGTGGTGGTGGACGACGCCGAGGCCGGCGTGACCGATGTGGTGCGCGGCGCCGACCTGTGGACCGCCACGCCCCGGCAGGTGGCCCTGGGGCGCGCGCTGGGACTGCCCACGCCCCGCTACCTGCATGTGCCGCTGCTGCATGACTACCGGGGCGAGCGGCTGGCCAAACGCGGCGGCGCCCCGCCCCTGTCAGCCCTGCGCGAAGGAGGCGAGGCCCCGGGCCGCGTCTTGGCCGAACTGGCCCGCAGCCTGGGCTGGCCTGTGCCCGCCGAGGTCGGCCTGGACGAGCTGCTGCCCCTGTGGCGTGCCGAGCTGGCAAAGGTGGCCTTTTCTACAAACTTAGATGACCTGTCTAAGTTGCCCTAA
- a CDS encoding DJ-1/PfpI family protein produces the protein MTASGHGPEPDAQTGPVVALPVYHGVSELELGLMVTVLRLCGGDKVAVTVNRSRISVITAGGLVMTPHVLYAALPEPQALLLPGGPGAAKAARAPLLRAFLAAHPGLPTGASGSGLLLLGEAGTLDGRVVGGPTDLADTLWGFTPADVRPGQVVTDGRLCTTPAGLGALHAALHVAASLWGQDVARDAAERIGSAPLLVGSVSVN, from the coding sequence ATGACCGCTTCCGGCCACGGCCCCGAACCTGACGCCCAGACTGGCCCGGTGGTGGCGCTGCCGGTGTACCACGGCGTCAGCGAACTGGAACTGGGGCTGATGGTCACCGTGCTGCGGCTGTGCGGCGGCGACAAGGTGGCCGTCACCGTGAACCGCTCGCGCATCAGTGTGATCACGGCGGGCGGGCTGGTCATGACGCCGCATGTGCTGTACGCCGCGCTGCCCGAGCCCCAGGCGCTGCTGCTGCCCGGTGGCCCCGGCGCGGCCAAGGCGGCCCGCGCTCCCCTGCTGCGCGCGTTCCTGGCGGCCCACCCGGGGCTGCCCACCGGCGCCAGCGGCAGCGGCCTGCTGCTGCTGGGCGAGGCCGGCACCCTGGACGGCCGCGTGGTGGGCGGCCCCACCGACCTGGCCGATACGCTCTGGGGCTTTACGCCCGCCGACGTGCGCCCCGGCCAGGTCGTGACGGATGGAAGGCTGTGTACCACCCCCGCAGGACTGGGCGCCCTACACGCGGCGCTGCATGTGGCCGCATCGCTGTGGGGTCAGGACGTGGCGCGGGACGCGGCAGAGCGCATTGGCTCGGCCCCGCTGCTGGTCGGCTCCGTCAGCGTGAACTGA
- a CDS encoding ParA family protein: MKVVAITSEKGGVGKSTLAVHLAGAAHAQGLTPLLVDEDGRVGSSLRWARRAGALPFEVVEADDVRPKKLARYDLLLLDTEGRPRRKELRQLAGRADLLLVPSGVSALELDATRELLDFLHEEGAARKTRVVLTRVPPVGHAAEDAREDLREAGLTVCNTVVRQYAAFQRAAEAGVLVRDVPGERSASAWSDVLRLAQELW; the protein is encoded by the coding sequence ATGAAGGTCGTGGCGATCACCTCAGAAAAGGGCGGCGTGGGCAAAAGCACCCTGGCGGTTCACCTTGCGGGCGCCGCGCACGCCCAGGGTCTGACGCCGCTGCTGGTGGACGAGGACGGCCGCGTGGGCAGCAGCCTGCGCTGGGCGCGGCGCGCGGGTGCCCTGCCGTTCGAGGTGGTGGAAGCCGACGACGTGCGCCCCAAGAAACTTGCCCGCTACGACCTGCTGCTGCTGGACACCGAGGGCCGCCCCAGGCGCAAGGAACTGCGCCAGCTGGCCGGGCGCGCCGACCTGCTGCTGGTGCCCAGCGGCGTGAGCGCCCTGGAACTGGACGCCACCCGCGAACTGCTGGATTTTCTGCACGAGGAAGGCGCGGCGCGCAAGACCCGCGTGGTCCTGACCCGGGTGCCGCCCGTGGGCCACGCCGCCGAGGACGCCCGCGAGGACCTGCGCGAGGCGGGCCTGACCGTCTGCAACACCGTGGTGCGCCAGTACGCCGCCTTTCAACGCGCCGCCGAGGCCGGGGTGCTGGTGCGCGACGTGCCCGGCGAGCGTTCCGCCAGCGCCTGGAGCGACGTCCTGCGGCTGGCCCAGGAACTCTGGTAG